From Hyphomicrobiales bacterium 4NK60-0047b, the proteins below share one genomic window:
- a CDS encoding protease modulator HflC, producing MRAFLSFLVVLGIAAAVLAYFSLFTVHQTERAMVLQLGSVEKEISEPGLHFKIPFVQNVVYFDKKLLEVDVPSREILIAGKKRIIIDAFARYKITEPLKFYQNIGSRLQFDSRLFDFVNASFREVLSGASLDDIVKDKRKELMSEVTKIVKQKVQPFGVDVVDVRLKRADLPQQLEQNVYTRMKRERQQEAATYRAEGEEESIKIRAEADRTVIELKAEATKKSEIIRGEGDAERNSVFAEAFNRDPKFFAFYRSMQAYEKGLASGDTRLVITPKSEFFRFFNKPSGE from the coding sequence ATGCGTGCATTTTTAAGCTTTTTGGTTGTTCTTGGCATAGCTGCTGCGGTTCTTGCCTATTTTTCATTGTTCACAGTTCATCAGACTGAGCGGGCGATGGTTTTACAACTTGGTTCTGTTGAGAAAGAAATTTCTGAGCCTGGCCTACATTTCAAAATTCCTTTTGTTCAAAACGTTGTTTATTTTGACAAAAAGCTTTTGGAAGTTGACGTTCCTTCACGTGAGATTTTGATCGCGGGTAAAAAGCGGATTATTATTGATGCGTTTGCTCGTTATAAAATCACTGAACCGTTGAAGTTTTATCAAAATATTGGCTCTCGTTTGCAATTTGACAGTCGTTTGTTTGACTTTGTGAATGCGTCATTCCGTGAGGTTCTGTCTGGTGCTAGTCTTGATGATATTGTTAAAGACAAGCGTAAAGAACTCATGAGTGAAGTGACTAAGATCGTGAAACAGAAAGTTCAACCTTTTGGTGTTGACGTTGTTGATGTGCGTTTGAAACGTGCCGATTTACCACAGCAATTGGAGCAAAATGTTTACACTCGTATGAAGCGGGAACGTCAGCAGGAAGCTGCGACATATCGCGCCGAAGGTGAGGAAGAGTCGATTAAAATTCGCGCCGAAGCGGACAGAACTGTGATTGAGCTGAAAGCGGAAGCTACGAAGAAATCTGAGATTATTCGTGGTGAGGGTGACGCGGAGCGCAATAGCGTGTTTGCGGAAGCCTTTAATCGTGATCCGAAATTCTTTGCGTTTTACCGTTCTATGCAAGCTTATGAAAAAGGGCTGGCTTCTGGTGATACACGGCTTGTGATTACGCCTAAATCTGAGTTTTTCAGATTTTTTAATAAGCCGAGTGGTGAATAA
- the hflK gene encoding FtsH protease activity modulator HflK — MPWSGQNGNNGGRNGGGDGPWGPRNKGGGNQQPDIEELFKKSQDRLKRAMPGGGNGKSGGPSGPLFFLFIAGLAAIVGWLAFTVKVNPDQVGIVTQFGKYNRTLTEGLHLRFPNPVEQVYLIRPQFAQKINIGGTRDFTSGRGFGNNTSTDRNASMMLTGDNNIVDVQFTIQWNIKDAKKFLFNVEHPAKTVREVAESAMREVVGKKTLNEVLNQNFAENQDQVQTSMQQTLDEYNSGINVREVVIGKPDVPNEVIKAVNDVEAAKQDKERLIQEARAYINKVVPEARGAAARITQKAEGYKSRVVAEAQGEAARFKSIYTEYVKAPEVTRERLYIEMMERVFSGTDKIILDNDGKSGGVVPYLPLNELNKKPAR, encoded by the coding sequence CTTTTTAAAAAGAGCCAAGATCGCTTGAAACGGGCTATGCCTGGTGGCGGAAATGGTAAATCTGGTGGGCCAAGTGGGCCTTTGTTTTTTCTTTTTATCGCTGGACTTGCAGCGATTGTAGGGTGGTTGGCTTTCACTGTGAAGGTTAACCCTGACCAAGTTGGCATTGTGACACAATTTGGTAAATATAACCGGACATTAACTGAAGGGTTGCACCTTCGTTTTCCTAATCCAGTTGAACAGGTCTATCTCATTCGTCCGCAATTTGCGCAAAAGATTAATATTGGTGGTACACGCGATTTTACCTCAGGGCGTGGATTTGGAAATAATACATCTACAGATCGTAATGCCAGCATGATGCTTACTGGTGATAACAACATTGTTGATGTTCAGTTTACCATTCAATGGAATATTAAAGATGCGAAAAAGTTCCTCTTTAATGTAGAGCATCCAGCTAAGACTGTTAGAGAAGTGGCTGAAAGTGCAATGCGTGAAGTTGTTGGTAAGAAGACTTTGAATGAAGTTTTAAATCAAAATTTTGCCGAGAACCAAGATCAGGTTCAAACTTCTATGCAACAAACATTGGATGAATATAATTCTGGTATTAATGTTCGGGAGGTTGTTATTGGCAAACCTGATGTACCAAATGAAGTTATTAAAGCTGTGAACGATGTGGAAGCGGCGAAACAAGATAAAGAGCGCCTCATTCAAGAAGCCAGAGCTTATATTAATAAGGTTGTGCCTGAGGCGCGTGGTGCGGCTGCTCGAATTACTCAAAAAGCTGAAGGTTATAAATCTCGTGTTGTGGCGGAAGCGCAAGGTGAGGCGGCTCGCTTTAAATCTATTTATACTGAATATGTAAAAGCACCTGAGGTGACAAGGGAGCGGCTTTATATTGAAATGATGGAGCGGGTATTCTCTGGCACTGATAAAATCATTTTAGATAATGATGGTAAGTCTGGGGGCGTTGTTCCTTACTTACCATTGAATGAATTAAACAAGAAACCAGCAAGATAG